In the Sorghum bicolor cultivar BTx623 chromosome 4, Sorghum_bicolor_NCBIv3, whole genome shotgun sequence genome, ctattatcatcagtttactattatcattagtttgctatcagtttgctactagtattttgtaataaatgcctcaagattaataaagagtattattattattatgtcttgtgtgtctccattttatttttgtgcaagaaagcagaaaacaagtatgggggagatccctcgacacgctaaacacactccgactacaccactccacgattcaggtacacactctgcacactttacacatacaactatcttgattatgcagattacttttccaacatgataaattaaaaagattaaaatatttctaatcatgattaatctcaatctgtgatatttcttgaaaacttgcaaaatcattttaaaaccttgtgttacttaagtcaatatggaatatgagatggtagagtatgagtttcttattcttgatatcattgttacttagagaatttatttcaaaatcttcaaaattctagctaccatccttagtgttttatatgactgataaaactgaaaatattaattatgattataaaagctatctactctgtattgagtttgttcaaaatgagttagacccttgttgagagatttatcatgctcccaagatcaagacatttattcagaaagattcactcttccgaagtattattgcattagaggcatgggctatgcaaaaatagagatatttcgaggaaataaaaaggagcaagtgctcgacaacctcgcagaaaaaaatggacaagtgtccggcagtagaattaggggtaccttggtatccacttaaaaaaaagaagaaagaaaatgatagcccatggtccctctaataagcaatatgccagcaagagttgacaaagattttaatttccaaagtctttgatctaagagtatggcattcccctcctcggatcccgttttgatcaggccataaatgcaaagtaagtatgcttaagaattttttgcaaaataaaacaacctcagtgagatatatataaaagataatgagtgatctgagagaacctatgaggatcaaaaggtatgctaactttctttcaaaaatataataaaaaaaaactccaagtgacaggattgagaagaaaggatctttactcttgaccataaacatccctgactatggtacacagtggaattttaacaccctgcaattataaagagaatgttttaaatgtttaccccagatattgttcttaaccatccttttctcgaggacgagtaaaagcctaagtatgggggtatttgttgacggttcttaagtatcaattttaattatcaaataaacaagagaaaggaccaatatgcaaccaacacctagaattagggtttgatctgacagaattccacgagttttgttgtttatctgtttctgcagggggttctcaggaaataaggaagaaaggcccacatgtcgggattacatagagatatcaacgcaccgcacgattttctaccatctagaagactccagaagccacgggaagaagacggaggccgaaaggggccaggcccagggcgcccgccctggtgacctgggcgcccgccccctgctggatgtcaatcaggactctcttcgctcggaatgttccaccgacctattggatcaaggaaaacatagtaccacctcgcctatcgacccaaaaacgcatagaagggaaggactatataagaagacccccctggcccctggagaagacatgaagaaattatcatagagactgaggggtgccctcgaaggaaaaccttttctctaattaatatttctttttaggcttagcaaccaatgtaaggtagaaagagatcttctagtttctactagattgagagagatagagtggaggtgttgattggaggaagcccggcctgtcggtgtctactccaagcttgtacctgcgggatcaagttctcctaacccgaagcttgctcctaggattcttcagtatttcgacttctaaattctagtaagttcttgttttattgttcttatggtttatgagtttactttaatctcttcgcgtagagtttagagtaatcattgctggcgtaaacgtggtgtttaggctggggtactcatagatattccctgactagctggaccgtggtagtagtgaggaacgtgacaattccgagttacctttgtagatcacatctcgttagcaggaagaatagggtttataggtgcgggttgaacatcctttgtggtgtctagattccgttagcctccccattagaacagtagatcatccttaccaaggttagaaggagactacggttgcagtcttctctatttatcactcacatcgaaagacattcttcgtgcctaaaggttagtagtaatagaccggttagtcagatgcacactttctcctagtggtaaaaaaataaatacgatactctggataattttccGGGTGAAgagctcaccgatatccgtgcgcttgcggatcaattccttattgcgttcccaaatatcaacagatgCATGCTGCACAAGGAGTACCCCTGCAGGAGCTAGGCGGCAAGGGGTTGCGGCGACATGTGGTCCATGGCGTGTCGGTGACCTACAAGGTGGTGGTGGCGCTAGGGGAGGGAGGGTCTAGGATCGCGATAGAATACCGAAGATGAACTGGAAGATGGCAGGGGCAGGAGGGACATTTAACACGTGCCTATTGACTTGGATCCCTCCTAGCATGAGTGCTGGCATGCCACAGGAGCAAAAAGAGTATTTGTATATCTGATTTCTCTCTTGGGTGGCAAAAGTGTAGCGCCAATTGTTAAGATGCTATCTGAGGAGGTGACAACTGATATAATGGTAAAAAGTTAAATAAACAAGTCAAGACATCTCCACAACATCTATGAATTTCTATTACGACGTCACATAAGCACAAGTTACAACATCAAAAGAAAGGATCGAATACAAGTCCAATATATTTTTGCTGCAACATCTGAAATTTGTTGTGAAACCATCAATTCCAATATCCAAAACTCATTGATTGAAACAATATCTTGAGAAACAAATAACACATCATAAAAATAGTTTGTGTTTGCCCATGTGTCGAGCTTGTGAGTATCGATAAACTTATCATCAATAATGCTGGCAAGGGTAGGCGATGGTGGAAAGGTAAGATAAGAGGATAAGATAGGAGAGAATTAGGGCTTCTTTGGTTGAGCTCCGGCAGCTACGGCTCCTGCCACTGTAGGAGCATTTGCGACGAAGCCATCCAACCTTCTCAAGTATGGCTCTTCTGGCTCTCTCTCATAACTGGCACCTACAGAGACAGTACAACACAGTTTCACACAGAAGATGAAGAGCCGCATATGAGTTGtgccaaatacaaaagaaaATGAGGATGGAGTGCAGAGAGAGTTTCAAACAGAAGATGAAGAGCCGCATATGGGAGTCGTGCCAAATATGAAAGAGAATGAGGATGGAGTGCTTGTGGCTCTGTCCGATGCATCTAAATGCAAGGATACCAGCATTTTCGTTATAATCATCTATTTTTCTTTACATAATAATCTAAGAAAATGGAAAAAATGAGATTACTCTTTTGCCCCTAGCCAACTTAATAGAACGGAGGATTCACGAGTCACGGCCCGTTCTCTTCAGTGAGGCTAGAATCTTGCAAGACCGGGAGGGGCACCGTCCGTGGCGGCGGCGCGCTCGCCAAGAGCCCACCTAGGCCTGCCCCTGGAGGCGGGCAAGCGGGGCGGCCGCACTGGGCCCCCAATTAGACAGGGCCTCACCCCCAAGTATACAAACTATGCAATGATTTTTAAGGTATTTGTACATTTATATGAATTGTTGTATATGAATATTGTTTTTGTATGTAGAGTTAAGTATttatgagtatatatatacaagtacTATTCTACATCTTCGAACTATTATACTGAACAAAATTTAGTATCATTCAGTATTTGTGTTTCAGTGTTGTTTAGCTTTTTGTAGTCTTGGATGTAGTACTGAATGATATTCAACGTTGTTCAGTACTGTTCAACATTTTTTCTGCTTAGTTTTGGCTTACGATGTAAAATATTTAGGCCCTATTTGGTTCCTCCTAttaaattttagccaactaaaactattttagttactcttgggtgactagtgtaactaaactattttagctcttttGTAGTTAGTGTGTTtggaagtttagctactaaaatgactaaaatttagcaatggGAACCAATCAGGCCCTTATTCtagaataacaacaactatagcctttttagttcctaaaattttcaagatttcttgtcatatcgaatttttagacgcatgtatggagcattaaatatagataaaagaaataactaattacacagtttacctataatttgcgagatgaatcttttgagtctcattagtctataattgcctaatacaaacgaaagtgctaaagtagctaaaaccaaaaaaattttcctccttgtttagttcccaaaattttttgattttagGTAGtgaagcactttcgtttttatttggcaattattatccaatcatggacgaactagctcaaaagattcatctcgcgatttacagacaaactatataattatttttatttttgattaTATTTAGTATTTTATGCATTTACTGTAAGATTTAATgtgtaagatttaatgtgaccgaaaatctttaaatatttttgattttttgtgtgaactaaacaagatctaactaaacaagacctacacATATGTAAAGGGCCCCGGATTTTGTTTGGGCCCCGGGCCTCCAGAAACTCAGGGCCGGCACTGAGCCCACCCCGCCGGCTTCCCTCCTCCGCCTGCCGGCGACGCCCCCACCGACAGCCCACTCCACCAGCTTCCCTCTTCCGCCCGTCCACATCCCTGCTGCCAGCTGCGCCTCCCCGCCCGATCCTGTCGCGCCTGAGAGGACGCGTGCCAGGGAGCCGTCGGCCGCCAGAGCCTGGCCTGCAGCCCGGGGGGAAGCGGCGACACGATGTTGCGCTGCTTGTACACGCAGCGGCGGTGGGCGCACCGCCGGGGGGGCTTCGTGACTGGCGGCACCGGTTGGTCCAAGCCGCCACCGCCGGGCCTCGGCCCCGCCGCGGGGGTGGGCATGAAGAAGTCGGAGTGGTGGGCGGTGGACGGGGAGATGCACGAGATCGGGGATGGCGTGCCGCATCGCGAGCGCTTCGCCATCCCGCGGGACAACCTCCCTAACCGCCGCCGCAAGCAGATGCGGGAGCAGTTCATGCGCCGCACCCGCCTCGTTCTCAAAGACTCGGTAAGCTGCGGTCGAGCCTTACAGTTACAGTTCTTCCGCTGCTCTAGGATGGGCCGCCGTGCCTACGGGTTGGGTGGTTAGTTATTATgtgatgaatttaatttaagcGCAGAACAGTACTGTGATGAATCATAAGTCGAGGGTATCCAATCGAAATGGGCTCATATGTCAGCTTCTCCATTGCATAGAACTGGAGTAGACTGTTTATTTCCTCTGATGATTAAGTGAAATCTATTATTGCGGAATGGCTCCTTATTCATTGTGGAAGGATTTGGTAAATTTACAATGTGAAAGGAATTATGCTGGTTCATTTGCATTCATGTAACAAATTCATCAGTCACCAGTGATTCCATTGACACTTGATTATGAGTCCATAATGCAACTTTGTCAGATTGGAATGAACTGAATCAGAACACCATTATTATTTGAGATGATTGGCCATGCTGGCAACTGGCATGCATTTTATGAAGTTTGCAACCCTAGGACCTGTAAACATTTTTGAGGCACATGAACTGTCTTACAATTTATTGATTATGGTGGCCTATAACTATAAGCCCAAACTGGTTTCTTTGATGCTAGGAAGCTGACTAATGAGCACCACAAATTTACAGGAACACGAAACATGGTGCAAAAAGTACATGGAATTATACCAAGAACTTAGAGAAAACTGGGAAAGGTTGTACTGGGACGAAGGTTATTCAAAAAAGATTGCTGAATCTCATGCTAATTATGACTCTGCTGAAGAAGATGATCTTGACTTCTCGCCATACAGGTAGCAAATGGTCAACAGTTCTCTTTTGTTTTCCTTGCTTAATTTAATTGGTTATTTTTTTACACCATGCTTTTATTTTCCGTTGTAATCTTTTGATCATACCCAGTAGAACTGTACCCTCATGATTGTTTGTTGGATTGTTGCAACTTCTAATTGTTTACGAATATGTTTTGATTTGTAACCATTTGAGTGGGTCATGCTATATCCAAAAATTAGTGGAAAAAGTATTTTATATCCTCATTCTGGAAACGTTCTCATCAGCCATCACTGCTTTTGTATTGCAGCAGGAGAAGGCAGTCCAATGTAGAACCAAACAAGGTGCGTTCTCTTTGTAGTAGTATATCATTTCTTTACACTGAGGGATTTGCATATTCTACTAGACTAAATTTGCTTATGCTAATGCTTTGGGTATTGGGTTCTTGTCAGATCCTTTGCTTACTTCGTACCATTTGTATGCAAACTGATTGAACTATAGAAGAATAAGTTAGGCAATCTGTTAAGTGTACTTTAGAGCTCTATGTTGAAAATCAGATCCAAAAAACATGGTGCACCATTTGATAAATCAGACTATTGGTTACAACTGTTATCAAATGGTTACTTCTCTGTTTTCTCTCACTTGGCTTTTATTTAGCATCTACTCGCATCTTGGTAATGCAAGTATGCAACAGATCTTTTGCAACATGACTTAGGGAAAAGTAGCTAACAAAAATTAAAAGTATCAAAAAAAGATGTTCCAGTCATTGTGGTCCACTACACTGCTTAATGGAGCCAAAGTCATGTCTCATCCAATTACTAAATATGGATTATGGTGTCAAATATTAGTTAATGTAATTTCTATAACACATGTATCAACTCTACTCAAGAGTTGTCACTCTTCCATGAGTATCTGCTATCTAGGTTAACTACTGGTTACAGATTACGAAGAACCAGAGTAGGTAGTTTGCCTGTAGACAGCAGGTACCGAGAAGGAAACTTCTGCATTGTCTATTGGTTGAGTCCTGACCATGTGTTGAAGGGTTTTAGTCTGTCTGCTCCATAGTTTCACATTTCTAGATGTTAATTTTAGATATTTCTTGCTTTTGCTTCCAATGCAGCATTATTTTGTTCTTTTAAACAGAAAAGTTAGTCAACCTTTCATAGTGTTTTCTGGTACATTGCTCTATTCATAAAAACCGGGCACCAGGCTTGACCCTACGGACAGTTATTGTGGCTGAAGAAACAACCTTTGGCACATTGTTGCACTGCATTTATATGAGGATTACCTAGTTAGAATTATCGAAGTTAAGTAGTTGGGATGCATGTGACTGCTCTCATCTAATGGCATAGTGGATCTAATTTGTCTTTGCACATTGCGTGACACATGTAGGAAGCAAATGGATATTAAAATCGTCCATTATATTGTACTAACTGGATCATAGTTTGTTTTCAATTCACCGATATCAGATCTGCATGAGTAATCACATTTGATTGCTACAATAGATCAACTAGCTAGTTACTGGCAACTATCAAAGCATTGTGAACAACGAGTTTGTACTGCAGGACCTTGGCTTTGGGGTGAGCAAACAAGGTGAAACGTGGGAAAGGGTTACTCAAATTCGTGACAAATTTGAATATGACAGAGAAAGGAGAATGCGAGAACGAGGTAAGCTCATGTTTGTTTGTACCAGATGTTTTTCAGTCGTGTTTTTGTCTTCAGGGTTATACACATAGAGTTAAATGAACGATATGAGGCATTTGCACCATGTCAATAGTTTCATAGATGGCTAATGATATTGTTTCTTGCAATAAAATAAGTCATGTTAAATGTGTTCTCAAGAATGAATGAGTTCGTTTAGTGTTACTTCCATTGAGCCTTCGTATGTTCTGTTGTGTTTTTTTCATAATTTCTCTTCTACTATCttcctgtttcttgtagcattTGCTCCCATGAACATGGAGAACAATTTTGCTCGGCGTGACCCAAGATTTAGAAGCCAGGATGATTCAAGTTTTGCTCATACGAACTTGAGTGATGATTTTGGCTTGCATGGTCAAACTTTTGGAAGCCGCCCTGACCGAAGTTACCAAAATGAGTCAAATTTCAGGAATCAGCGTGATTCAAGTTTCCAAAATGAACCAAATATCAGAAACCAGCGTAATTTAAATTTCCAAAACAAACCAAGTTTCAGAAATCGCCAATATCCAGATTTCCAAAACCAAGGTGACACAAGAAGTCAGGCATTTGATGAGTAGAGGGTGACAAAGTGGCTGCTGACTTGCTGGCAACATGAGCATGCTTATTTTGTTGATTTTTGTGGTGACTTGTGAGATGTGGTAATTTATTCTAAAATGGTTGGTAGCAGCTTGCAACAAAATAGAAAGGAAAAGATCTGCTGTTTTAAACTTTGGGTACTTATTAAGCCAAAAACAGTAGGCATTAGATTTTGGGCATGCATGTTGTTGAACAGTTAAAAGTTCGAACAATGAAGCTAATTTTCTAGAATGAGCTCCTTACGTATCTcaataaatttttttttttgcttgcttCTTTTTCGACACATGCCTCTTGAAAGGCCTATTTGTTTACTTTATTGCTTATGATTATAGTAAACTAGACAATACCTCATGCGTTGCTGCAGAGATTTTGTAACTTACTTTAGTGAAACTATGaaatcataaaaaaaaaaaaatctttcctGGCACCTGATATTAACTTTTTGGGGGTGTTTAGCTCCCCTTTCAtctcaaaaaaaatttaggttttggtttattattttgtataatagaactaaacaccatACAAAAATTTTGGAGAAAAAAGTGGTTATTTTTCATTTTAGATTTTGGTCTTAAGGGACAAAAAAAAAAGCCTAAAAGAGACTCAAGAGGCCATAATAAAGACAataaattttgtattttggatGAACCTAAAAATAACTCTAAAAATTTTGGTATTTTATATTTTACCTCCAAAGTAGTTGGCACTTTGTATTCCATATGATGTTTTCTccttactaaattttagttagctaaactttagtcactttagtagctaaagttccaaacacattgactaaaaggagttaaaatagtttagtttcattagtcacccaagagtaactaaaataattttagcgaGCTAAAAATTTAACGAGAGTCAAACACACCCTAAATAGACCCTTCGTGTGGCCACAACCATGTACAGCTTCTTTGGACCATAAGATAGACCTGAATTACACCTGACAAGGAACCTTGCGGGTCGACTGTGCCACTAGTGAGTTTCTACGTACTTGAAGCAGTTTGTAACCCATATTCTCCCTGACATGcaacacttatgaaaggaccatgcAGCCACGAGACGGAGAAGGCGCCGACGATGTAAGAGAAGGTGAGCCAGAGCGGCACGAACGACAGCATCCACGCCGCGAAGCTCATCTGTCCCAGCAGCGACCCGGCCACGAGAATCAGCGTGATGGCCGCGAACACGCACTGGAAGTACGCCACGGTGGCCATCGGGTACAGCGGCTCCACGGCGGCGGTCTCCACGGTGGTACCGTCGGCGAAGTAGTGCGCCGTGGCCGGGAGGTCGGCCTGCCGCACGAGGTAACCCTGGCGGCTACGTCATCCACCTCTCCGCCGGGTTCGCCGGCTTCACGGCCGCCTACCGGGTGGCCCGTCCGTCGTGGGCGCCGTCCAGGGCATGATCACCGGACTCGTCTGCATCCCGCCCGCCGCAGGTGATCCCATCGATCGTCCGTCTTAATTTAATTCCCTGCCTCTGATGATCAGACTGATGCAAATGCTGTGTGTTcctgtgcatgcatgcagggtTGGGTGCAGGGGTGGGCAGCCATGGCGATGGGCGTGCTGGCCGGCAGCGTCCCGTGGTACACCATGATGATCCTACACAAGCGGTCTCGGCTGCTGAAGCACGTGGACGACACGCTGGGCGTCATCTACGCGCACGGCGTGGCGGGGCTCCTGGGCGGCCTGCTCACGGGGCTCCTGCCCTGGACGGGTTGAGACCTTTCTAAAGTCTCCAGCGCCTGATTGATCAGTTTGATGGGATTGAATGAGATTCAATGGGATGATGAGGCACCAGGGGTGCCTCTGCTTATATAGTGCACTATGGGCCAGGGGGTCAAAACCCTAGGCGAATCTGAGGGCTGCCGCCGATCGCGGCAGATCTAATAACGTTGGATAGATATGACGGGTTGACCTCTTACTTAACCCTTAATTAATCATGTGGCTAACTAATCTCGTCATTATCACGACATTTGCCGAGATCACAATCCAAAATTCTCCCACTTGATCGAACGGCTAATGCACTTGTGCAACTTATGTATAAATTGCCGAAATCAAACGTGGCTTGTGCATGTATAAATTGTAAAATACGTTCCTTTTTCTCGTGTATGTAATACTTACTACATACAGATGAGAGAGACATGTGAATTTACACGCATGCAAGTAATCGATCATCAAAGTAGAAGAAGTTTGCATTCAGATCTTTaaaattcaggaatgccaaacaACACCCATGTATTTTTTAGCattccaacacatgatttttccTGTGTCACTGTTCAAATTTCAGGTTTTCGAACATTTCTAAAAAGTTATCAGAAAAGGAACTCCACCAACGATACTTTTTTCTTTCTAAGAAACGAATTGTTGCCAAGCCTCATGCATCTAGGCTACGACATTGTAATATTGTAATTCCGAGCATACATTTATTTTGCACAAGGTAGACCATGAACGAATTCAATTCGGCGGAGTTCATCTCACGGGCACGGCAGTCTCGGTGGTCACGGCAATCCCGGATGGCGGAGGCTTTCCGGTGGACGACATTGTTCCTCATCCATAGCTTTGCCGACACGGTGCCGACTCTGTTACATGTAAACACATAATAAATCATGATAAACATTACACAGGATCTTATTCTTAGACCATACATGACCACTAATTAAATAATGCGGAAGTACTAAGTAGATTAGTGCTAGACCAGCGTTTGCAGATGCCATTGAAGCCTCCGATGGTGATGCAGACGTTGGTGATGGAGTAGATGGACGTGAATCACCAGTTGAGGGTTGGAGAACCCTCTGCTGATGTAGATCTGCTCGTGCTGGGTACCGACGTCCTTCCGGGCGCCACCGGCACTGGCCTGGACGGGGTTGAGACCTTCATAAGCCCTCCAACGCCTGATTGATCGGTTTGGTGGGATTGAATGAGATTCAATGGGATGAGGAGGCACCAGGGGTGCCTCTGCTTATATAGTGCACTATGGGCCAGGGGGCCAAAACCCTAGGCGAATATGAGGGCTGCCGCCGATCGCGGCAGATCTAATAACGTTGGATAGATATGACGGGTTGACCTCTTACTTAACCCTTAACTAATCACGTGGCTAACTAATCTCGTCATTATCACGACATTTGCCGAGATCACAATCCAACATTCTCCCACTTGATCGAACGGCTAATGCACTTATGCAGCTTGTATTCGCTTACTTTTATGCTCAGACTTAGTGCTACAGTAAAACTAGACCAATGCGTCGTCAGCAGCAATAAATACCATTGGGACCCCATTATGCATAGTTCACTAATACCGTGTAAGAGCACTTACTACTTATTGGGAGTATACGGCCCAATTACTCAGTCTCAGAGGTTGTCCACTAAACCCATGCTAGTTGCATGTTGTTAAAATACATTATGTGGTAAGCCCTTAGTTAGTGAATCCGCGAGCATCAACTTAGTACTTATATGCTCAACCTTAATGGTCTAATCCTGGGTTCTATCCTTCACAACATAATACTTTAGGTCTAAAGATTTTGACCCATTAGTAGATTTGTTGTTACCAGAAAATAATACTGCAGACTGATTGTCACAGTATATAGTAATAGGTTTTGAAATGCTGTCGACAATTCTTAGGCCCGGGACAAAATTCTTAAGCCAAACAACCTGGTCTGTTGCTGCACAACAAGCAATAACTTCAACTTGCATAGTCGACTGTGTTGCTATAGTTTGCTTAACACTTTTCCAGGAAATTGCTCCTCCAGCAAGGCTGAAAATATATCCTGTTGTGGATTTCTTTTGATCCGCACACCCTCCTAGATCACCATCTGAATAACCCACAATTTCTAGAGAATCTGACCTCCGATATGTGAGCATTAAATTTTTGGTGCCTTGACAATAACGTAAAGCTTCCTTAACACCTTTCCAGTGGACCAAACCTGGATTTTTTCTGATATCTGCCTAGTAACCCGGACACATGTGCCAAGTCTGGACGCGTACAAACTTGTGCATACATAAGACTTCGATAGCAGAAGCATATGGCTTATCTCTCATCTCATCTAACTCTATCTTATTCTTAGGACATTGTTATTCACCAAATTTATCACCCTTAGCAAATGGTACAGGTGTGGCAGCACACTTTTGCATATTGTACCTTGCAAGCATTTTCTCAATATATGCTTTCTGTGATAATCCTAATACTCCTTTGGTCCTATCTCGGTTTATCTCTATGCCAAGGACATAAGAAGCATCACCAAGATCTTTCATATCAAAATGAGATGATAAGAAGTTCTTTGTTTCATGTAACATATTCTTATCGTTACCCTCTAATagaatgtcatcaacatagagtATTAGGATACAAATCGTCCACCTTTTGACTTAAATTAGATACAATGATCATTCTAATTTTCAATGAACCCGAATTTCTTAATAATGCCATCAAATTTCAGGTACCATTTTCGTGACGCTTGTTTAAGCCCATAAATGGATTTCATTAATTTGCATGC is a window encoding:
- the LOC8084519 gene encoding uncharacterized protein LOC8084519; the protein is MLRCLYTQRRWAHRRGGFVTGGTGWSKPPPPGLGPAAGVGMKKSEWWAVDGEMHEIGDGVPHRERFAIPRDNLPNRRRKQMREQFMRRTRLVLKDSEHETWCKKYMELYQELRENWERLYWDEGYSKKIAESHANYDSAEEDDLDFSPYSRRRQSNVEPNKDLGFGVSKQGETWERVTQIRDKFEYDRERRMRERAFAPMNMENNFARRDPRFRSQDDSSFAHTNLSDDFGLHGQTFGSRPDRSYQNESNFRNQRDSSFQNEPNIRNQRNLNFQNKPSFRNRQYPDFQNQGDTRSQAFDE